The Polyangium aurulentum genomic interval TGGCAGTAGAACATCAGGCGACGAGCCTCTTTGCCGGGTACCCCGTCGCCCCCGGCACCTTCGACGAGCTCGTGGACGCGCGTGGCGACATCCGCCCCGCTTTCCAGCGAGCCCTCTCCGCCCTCGGCGCGACCTCGCCCGAAGGCTTCGCGCGCTTTCAGTCCCTCGCGGAGCGCTCGCTCCTCAACCAGGGCGTCACCTTCTCCGTCTACGCCGACGCCCGCGGCACCGAGAAGATCTTCCCCTTCTGCCTCGTGCCCCGCATGGTCTCGGCGCACGACTGGGCACACGTCGAGCGCGGCCTCGAGCAGCGCGTCCGCGCCCTCGGCCTCTTCCTCGACGACGTCTACGGCGAGGGCAGGATCCTCGAAGACAAGCCCGTCCTGCGCGAGCTCGTCCTCGGCGCCAAGCAATTCCTGCCCACGCTCCGCGGCGTCCGACCCGCAGGCGGCGTGCGCATCCACATCGCGGGCATCGACCTCATCCGCGATCCCGACGGCGTCTTCCGCGTCCTCGAAGACAACCTCCGCACCCCCTCGGGCGTCTCCTACGTCCTCGAGAACCGCATCGTCACCAAGCGCGTCCTGCCTCAAGCCTTCGAGGAGGCGCGCGTCCACCCCGTCGATCACTACCCCGCTCGCCTCTCCGGCGTCCTGCGCGCGGTCTCGCCCTCCACGACCGACTACACGAACGCGGTGGTCCTCACGCCCGGACCCTACAACTCGGCCTACTTCGAGCACAGCTTCCTCGCGCGCACGATGGGCCTCGAGCTCGTCCAGCCCGCCGATCTCTTCGTCGACGACGACAAGGTCTTTCTGCGCACGACGCGCGGACCGCGCCGCATCCACGTCATCTACCGCCGCATCGACGACGCCTTCCTCGACCCCGACGCCTTCCGGCCCGACTCGGTCCTCGGCGTCCGCGGCCTCGTGCGCGCCTACGCGGCAGGCAACGTCGCGCTCGCCAACGCCCTCGGCAACGGCGTCGCCGACGACAAGGCCGTCTACGCCTTCGTGCCCGACATGATCCGCTTCTACCTCTCCGAGGAGCCCATCCTCGACCAGGTCCACACCTTCGTGTGCGCCAGGAAGGACGACGCGCGCTACGTGCTCGAGCACCTCGATCGCTTGGTGGTCAAATCAGTCGACGAGGCCGGCGGCTACGGCATGCTCATGGGCCCCACGGCCTCCAGCGAGGAGCGCGAGGCCTTCCGCCGCCGCATCGAGGCCGAGCCCCGCCGCTTCATCGCCCAGGAGCGCATCGAGCTTTCCACCTGCCCCACCTGGGACGGCAAGACCCTCTCGCTCGTCCCGCGCCGCGTCGATCTGCGGCCCTACGTGCTCACCTCGCCCTCGGGGCCGTGGGTGCTGCCGGGCGGCCTGTCGCGCGTGGCGCTCGTGCCCGGCTCGTACATCGTCAACTCGAGCCAGGGCGGCGGATCGAAGGACACCTGGGTGCAGAAGGCGCCCGCGGACTCCGGGAGGACGGCGTGATCGCACGCGTCGCAGACCACTGCTTCTGGCTCGGTCGCTACCTCGAGCGCGTCGACTCCACCGCGCGCGTCCTGCACGTGACCTTGAACCTCGCCCTCGACGCCGAGCTGTCCCCACGCCAGTGCTGGCAGCCCGTCATCGTCGTCGCCGGCGAGCGCGAGCCGTTCGCGAAGGCCCACGGCGAGGACGCCGCGAAGGACGGCGAGCTGGTGCAGCGCTACATGACGTGGGACGAGTCGAACCACGCCTCGCTCGTCCGATCGATCGCCGCCGCGCGCGACAACGCCCGCGCCATCCGCGAGGTCGTGAGCCTCGAGGTCTGGGAGACGATCAACGAG includes:
- a CDS encoding circularly permuted type 2 ATP-grasp protein, which produces MAVEHQATSLFAGYPVAPGTFDELVDARGDIRPAFQRALSALGATSPEGFARFQSLAERSLLNQGVTFSVYADARGTEKIFPFCLVPRMVSAHDWAHVERGLEQRVRALGLFLDDVYGEGRILEDKPVLRELVLGAKQFLPTLRGVRPAGGVRIHIAGIDLIRDPDGVFRVLEDNLRTPSGVSYVLENRIVTKRVLPQAFEEARVHPVDHYPARLSGVLRAVSPSTTDYTNAVVLTPGPYNSAYFEHSFLARTMGLELVQPADLFVDDDKVFLRTTRGPRRIHVIYRRIDDAFLDPDAFRPDSVLGVRGLVRAYAAGNVALANALGNGVADDKAVYAFVPDMIRFYLSEEPILDQVHTFVCARKDDARYVLEHLDRLVVKSVDEAGGYGMLMGPTASSEEREAFRRRIEAEPRRFIAQERIELSTCPTWDGKTLSLVPRRVDLRPYVLTSPSGPWVLPGGLSRVALVPGSYIVNSSQGGGSKDTWVQKAPADSGRTA